In one window of Gossypium hirsutum isolate 1008001.06 chromosome A01, Gossypium_hirsutum_v2.1, whole genome shotgun sequence DNA:
- the LOC121228844 gene encoding uncharacterized protein, whose amino-acid sequence MASIPQFYSEYSFSNDFSQFQNPLLIPQQNCIDAAIPTSVTCGEEIISFPMFFDNGGLDVFQQQPNLTSSVPTALLPDNNSVVACGIDGRCRLQDVCDEFGDECNAFVHQDFKPVEPAMTQISGIQGKLMLPAMEDNNQKVVRYSVEERKDRILRYLKKRNQRNFNKTIKYACRKSLADRRVRVRGRFARNNTELCEQEMVMRKEDGNSPIDKNLNYCDAVQTKQDEDEWLQESMANLIYLPYVAS is encoded by the exons ATGGCTTCTATTCCTCAATTCTACTCCGAGTATTCATTTTCCAATGATTTCTCTCAGTTTCAAAATCCACTGTTAATTCCCCAACAAAACTGCATTGATGCTGCAATTCCTACTTCTGTAACATGTGGTGAAGAAATAATAAGTTTCCCCATGTTTTTCGACAACGGTGGACTTGATGTTTTCCAACAACAACCTAATCTTACATCTTCAGTCCCAACAGCATTATTGCCTGACAACAACTCGGTTGTTGCTTGTGGCATTGATGGTAGATGTCGATTGCAAGATGTCTGTGATGAGTTTGGAGATGAATGCAATGCATTTGTTCATCAGGATTTCAAGCCAGTTGAACCAGCCATGACACAAATCTCG GGAATTCAAGGCAAGCTAATGCTACCGGCTATGGAGGACAACAATCAAAAGGTTGTTCGGTATTCAgtagaagaaaggaaagacagaATTCTTAGGTACTTGAAGAagagaaatcaaagaaattttaACAAGACAATTAAg TATGCTTGCCGGAAATCCCTAGCTGACAGAAGGGTTAGAGTTCGGGGAAGATTTGCAAGGAACAATACTGAACTATGTGAACAAGAAATGGTAATGAGAAAGGAAGATGGGAATTCACCCATTGATAAAAACTTGAATTATTGTGATGCAGTCCAG aCCAAGCAGGATGAGGATGAGTGGCTACAAGAGTCTATGGCAAATCTTATCTATTTACCATATGTTGCTAGTTAA